In Monodelphis domestica isolate mMonDom1 chromosome 4, mMonDom1.pri, whole genome shotgun sequence, one DNA window encodes the following:
- the LOC100617067 gene encoding zinc finger protein 781-like has product MSIMNVVKFSVYTFPLLNTRPSTVERNLMYIKRLSETDPLLINIRESTQEKNIMNVVNVEKLSETDPISINIRESTLERNLMNVMNVERLSPRGEILLFIRESTLEKSLMNVTNVERLSHAALVLLYIRESILERNHMSVMNVVKSFGNTIFLMYIRESILRRNLTSAISVEKLINAGTVLLSIWQSTLERNLMNVISAERLLHGELILLDIRKSTLERNLMSVLNVERLSVAAPILLYIRESTLERNLLNVISVERLSDVAPVLLNIRESTLERNFMNVNNVERLSDAAPLLLNIRESTLEKNLINVISVERLSDASPALLYIIESTLEKNLLNVINVENLSNAAPVLPPIRESTLERSLMNVNSVERLSCTTPLFINIRAYTVEKNHNEHNQYEKAFRMSFFLGVHQRILSLERNLINVISMKRLPCYSSENPQ; this is encoded by the coding sequence ATGAGTATCATGAATGTGGTAAAGTTTTCAGTGTACACTTTTCCCTTATTAAACACCAGACcatccacagtggagagaaatcTTATGTATATAAAAAGACTTTCAGAGACAGATCCACTCTtaataaacatcagagaatccacacaggagaaaaatattatgaatGTAGTGAATGTAGAAAAACTTTCAGAGACAGATCCAATCTCtataaacatcagagaatccacactggaaagaaaccttatgaatgtaatgaatgtggaaaggctttcacccAGAGGGGAAATCTTGCTGTTCataagagaatccacactggagaaaagccttatgaatgtaaccaatgtggaaaggctttcacatgcAGCTCTAGTCTTGCTGTACAtaagagaatccatactggagagaaaccatatgagTGTCATGAATGTGGTAAAGTCTTTCGGGAATACTATTTTCTTaatgtacatcagagaatccatactgagGAGAAACCTTACAAGTGCAATCAGTGTGGAAAAGCTTATAAACGCAGGTACAGTCTTACTCTCCATCTGgcaatccacactggagagaaaccttatgaatgtgatCAGTGCGGAAAGGCTTTTACACGGAGAGCTCATCTTACTGGatatcagaaaatccacactggagagaaacctcatgaGTGTCttgaatgtggaaaggctttcagttGCAGCTCCTATCTTGCTATACataagagaatccacactggagagaaaccttttgaatgtaatcagtgtggaaaggctttcagatgTAGCTCCAGTCTTgttgaacatcagagaatccacactggagagaaactttatgaatgtaaacaatgtggaaaggctttcagatgCAGCTCCActcttgctgaacatcagagaatccacactggagaaaaaccttataaatgtaatcagtgtggaaaggctttcagatgCTTCTCCAGCCTTGCTGTACATaatagaatccacactggagaaaaaccttttgaatgtaatcaatgtggaaaatCTTTCAAATGCCGCTCCAGTCCTGCCgcccatcagagaatccacactggagagaagccttatgaatgtaaacagtgtggaaaggctttcatgtACCACTCCACTCTTCATAAACATCAGAGCATACACGGTGGAGAAAAACCACAATGAACATAATCAATATGAAAAGGCTTTCAGAATGAGCTTTTTTCTTGGAGTACATCAGAGAATTCTctcactggagagaaaccttataaatgtaatcagTATGAAAAGGCTTCCATGTTactcatcagagaatccacaatAG